One Cellulomonas sp. WB94 genomic window, GCCGTGTGCCGGTCAGTCGTCGTGCTCGTCAGTCGTCGTGCTCGGCGTGGGATCGCTTGTCCGCGGTCGTCGAGGCGATGTAGACGGCCCTGTTCGCGGCGGGCTGGATCAGCACGACGGGATCGTCGCAGTGGCGCGGGACCGCGATCACGTCGTGCGTCGAGCCGTCGCCGGCGGTGCTCAGCGCGAAGGGCGTGGTCGACGCGGCCACCTGCTGGTCGCACACCAACGTGGCTACCACAGAGGCGATCGGGTTGACGCCGGTGCCGCGCGGCGGCGGGATCACCAGGCCGCGAATCTGCACCGTGATGTTGCCGTTGTCGCGCACGCGAACGCGGCTCGGCCCGTTGACCCACGGCGCCGCGCCGGGGTTGATGCCCGCAACCGCCGGGCTGTCGGGAGCGGGCATGCTTCCGACGAGCCGGGCATTCAGCAGGATGTGACCGCCGTGCGGAGTCCCGTCGGCGAACGCCGGGGAGGCAGCGAAGCCCCCCAGGGCGAGCGCCAGGGCTGCCGAGGTCGTCAGGGCACGGATCGTTCGAGACGTGCGCATGGACTGCTCCTTCTCGCGACGCTGCGAGGACCATCGGAAGCGCGGCCCCCGTCACCCTGAGACACGACCCACGCGCGCATTTGGTTCAGTGGGCTCACGGTCTGGGTCAGGCCGCTCGGCCGATCGCCCGCAGGGTCGCGTCGCGAAGGCTGTCGGCTGGGACGCCGAGCTCGGTCAGCACGGTGCCCAGGTCGTCGTCGTCGCACCTGAGCAGCCCGAGCAGGAGGTGCTCGCTGCCGATGGACTTCGACTTGAGCCAGATCGCTTCCCGCAGAGCCAGCTGGAGGGCCTTCTTCGCCGGCGGGGACAGCCGCGTCCGGCCCCGACGAGGGTGGCCGTCGGGCACGGCGTCGGGGCCGAAGGTCTCGGCAAGGCGCTCCAGCACGACGTCCAGGTCGATGCCGACCGCCCGCAGCGCGTCCGCGTCGTCCCGCGTCAGGGCGCCGGCTCCCGGGGTGCGTCGCCGGATGATCTCGCGCGCGGCGTCCGCCTGCAGGCCTGCCTCGTGCAGGACCTGGTAGCCGGCGCCGGCGCCGGGACGCAGGAGCCCGAGGAACAGGTGCGTGGTTCCCACGGGGTCGTGACCCAGCGCTCGAGCCTCCCCCACCGCGTCGGTGACGACCGTGCGGGCTCCTTCGGTGAAGCGTTCAAACATCGCGAGCACCCCTCTTCTTCTCCGCTGATGCGTGCTTCTGGTGCACGGCTTGCTTGGTCACGCCGAGGACGTCGGCGATGTCCTGCCACGACCACCCCTGACGGCGCGCATTGCCGACCTGCGCGGCCTCCAGGGTCTCGGCCAGACTGCGCAGCGCCGAGGCGGCCTTCAGCCCCACTCGCGGGTCGGCACCGCTGGCTGTCGAGGCGAGCTCAGACGTCATGTCCATGCGTCAACAGTAATTGACGCAACCAGTTTGTCAACAGGTCTTGACGAGCGCACGGAGGACCGGGCGACACCTCCGCAACCCTTCCTTTGCCGGTGGGGGCCGACCAGGATGTCGGGATGGATCCGAACGAGGCAGCGCAGCGCAGTGCCCGGGTCGCAGCGGTCTTCGACCGGGTCGCCGACACCTACGACGCCGTCGGCGTCCCGTGGTTCACACCGATCGCCGAGCGACTGGTGACCGAGCTGTCGCCCGCTCCCGGCGAGCGAGCCCTCGACATCGGGACCGGGCGAGGTGCTGCCCTCTGGGCGCTGGCGGATGCCGTGGGAGCGACGGGGCACGTGACCGGGCTCGACCTGGCGCCCGCGATGGTCGCCGCGACGCGTCGAGAAGCGGCCGAGCGGGGCCTGGCCACCGTGACCCTTCTCGTGGCCGACGCCGCCGACCCTGCTCTGCCGGCAGCGTCCTTCGACGTCGCGGTGGCCTCGCTCGTGCTGTTCTTCCTGCCGGACCCGCCCGCCGCCCTCCGTGGCTGGCACGGGCTGCTGGTCCCGGGCGGCCGACTCGGCGTGTCCACCTTCGGCTCGCGAGACGCCGCCTGGGAGCAGCTCGACGACGTCTTCACTCCCTTCCTCCCGCCACAGCTGCTCGACGCGCGCACGAGCGGCACGCGCGGGCCGTTCGCCAGCGATGCCGGCGTCGAGGAGCTCGTGGCCGCCGCGGGCTTCGCGGAGGTGCGCACCGCGAGCTTCGAGCA contains:
- a CDS encoding class I SAM-dependent methyltransferase is translated as MDPNEAAQRSARVAAVFDRVADTYDAVGVPWFTPIAERLVTELSPAPGERALDIGTGRGAALWALADAVGATGHVTGLDLAPAMVAATRREAAERGLATVTLLVADAADPALPAASFDVAVASLVLFFLPDPPAALRGWHGLLVPGGRLGVSTFGSRDAAWEQLDDVFTPFLPPQLLDARTSGTRGPFASDAGVEELVAAAGFAEVRTASFEQTVTFVDAEQWRLWSWSHGQRTHWEAVPGERRDEVLAAAAERLEAARDRTGTFTLTQQVRLTVGVRPVVSPRGT
- a CDS encoding Clp protease N-terminal domain-containing protein; the protein is MFERFTEGARTVVTDAVGEARALGHDPVGTTHLFLGLLRPGAGAGYQVLHEAGLQADAAREIIRRRTPGAGALTRDDADALRAVGIDLDVVLERLAETFGPDAVPDGHPRRGRTRLSPPAKKALQLALREAIWLKSKSIGSEHLLLGLLRCDDDDLGTVLTELGVPADSLRDATLRAIGRAA